The proteins below come from a single Panicum hallii strain FIL2 chromosome 7, PHallii_v3.1, whole genome shotgun sequence genomic window:
- the LOC112900996 gene encoding flavanone 3-dioxygenase 3-like: MGKYAAEVRRVALHLMEAILEGLGLGKEYLNEKFHEGSQLLSVNCYPKASQSATSIGLAPHSDYGFLTILLTSCQGLEVVDPSTNIWKRVQQLPHALHVHIGDHMEVLSNGRMKTVLHRALLNSEEARISIASIHGFALHEKVTCAKELVDEENPPRYKESSFSDFLDHLTANMDNKHRNFLESLRM; the protein is encoded by the exons ATGGGAAAGTATGCTGCTGAAGTAAGGAGGGTGGCTTTGCATCTGATGGAAGCAATACTAGAAGGCCTAGGATTGGGCAAGGAATACCTGAATGAGAAATTTCATGAAGGCTCCCAGCTATTGTCGGTGAACTGCTATCCCAAAGCATCACAAAGTGCCACAAGTATAGGGCTGGCTCCACATTCTGATTATGGATTCCTTACCATCCTGCTCACAAGTTGTCAGGGCCTTGAAGTTGTCGACCCCAGCACCAACATCTGGAAAAGGGTCCAGCAACTTCCACACGCTTTGCATGTCCACATTGGTGACCACATGGAAGTCCTGAGCAATGGCAGAATGAAAACAGTTTTGCATCGTGCCCTTCTGAATTCTGAAGAAGCAAGGATTTCTATAGCTAGCATTCATGGTTTTGCACTACATGAGAAGGTCACCTGTGCCAAGGAGCTAGTGGATGAAGAAAATCCCCCCAGATACAAAGAGAGCAGCTTCAGTGACTTCCTCGACCATCTCACAGCTAATATGGACAACAAGCACAGGAACTTTCTCGAAAGCCTAAGAAT GTAG
- the LOC112899206 gene encoding flavanone 3-dioxygenase 3-like, translated as MPPCFLPASMASQVGQLPPASSWPLPVINLGRLSKDPATRALAIQDMARACRKQGCFEVVNHGVSKSIMKGALEAASEFFETSPEYKELFASTDIRRPIRYDTSSRDGISKARSFLKHYANPLEDWVQYWPMQPPTYRKKMGDYAVELQRVSMQLMDAILQGLGLEPLYLQEKLENGMQFLALNNYPQFSHQGDKVGLAAHSDYGFLTILLQSSPGLEVMPHDENTWTAVPVVPGALHVHIGDHLEVLSNGQIKSLVHRAVLNPDEARISIASIHGLPMDEKVRCAEELVDEEHPEMYRESSFQDFLDFLPSNINNYKRFVESLKIDRA; from the exons ATGCCCCCCTGCTTCTTACCAGCATCCATGGCAAGCCAGGTTGGGCAGCTGCCGCCGGCGTCGTCGTGGCCACTGCCCGTGATCAACCTTGGCAGGCTCAGCAAGGACCCGGCCACGCGGGCGCTTGCCATCCAGGACATGGCGCGCGCGTGCCGCAAGCAGGGATGCTTCGAG GTGGTAAACCATGGTGTCAGCAAATCCATCATGAAGGGCGCCCTTGAAGCCGCCTCGGAGTTTTTTGAAACTTCACCGGAGTACAAAGAGTTGTTCGCATCGACCGACATCCGACGGCCTATCAGGTATGACACGAGTTCGAGGGACGGGATCAGCAAAGCCAGGTCATTCCTAAAGCACTACGCCAACCCTCTGGAAGACTGGGTACAGTACTGGCCAATGCAACCGCCAACGTATAG GAAGAAGATGGGGGACTATGCTGTTGAACTACAGAGAGTGTCAATGCAACTCATGGATGCTATTCTCCAGGGTCTAGGACTAGAACCACTGTACCTGCAAGAAAAACTTGAGAATGGAATGCAGTTCCTTGCATTGAACAACTACCCACAATTTTCACATCAAGGTGACAAGGTTGGATTGGCTGCCCATTCCGATTATGGCTTCCTCACCATCCTGCTGCAGAGCTCCCCAGGACTTGAAGTGATGCCCCATGACGAGAACACCTGGACGGCTGTCCCTGTAGTCCCTGGGGCCCTCCACGTCCATATTGGGGATCACCTGGAAGTCTTGAGCAATGGTCAGATCAAGTCCCTTGTCCATCGAGCCGTACTCAATCCTGATGAAGCAAGAATTTCTATTGCCAGCATTCATGGTCTCCCCATGGATGAAAAGGTTCGCTGTGCTGAGGAACTGGTTGATGAGGAGCACCCAGAAATGTACAGGGAAAGTAGCTTCCAGGACTTCCTCGACTTCCTACCATCAAATATCAACAACTACAAGAGATTTGTTGAGAGCCTCAAGATCGACAGAGCTTAA
- the LOC112899205 gene encoding flavanone 3-dioxygenase 3-like isoform X2, with amino-acid sequence MWMPRVLFSSLFTRMLFLCSLWLQIQQSAGPINTTLGMHIFCTGNTNTSKKSIRLPRGSWLSPHALPEINIDRLRMGEAMRKLVIQEIALACREQGCFQVVNHGISKSVMKGALKAASEFFKLSKEHKEKFVSADVQQPIRYDMSSRDGISTARSLLKHYANPLEDWVQFWPINPPTYRKKMGDYAAEIQGVSMQLMEAIFEGLGDKVGLAFHSDYGFITILLQSSAGLEVMHHEDDTWIAVPAIPGALHVHIGDNLEVLSNGQLESLVHRAILNPDESRISIASIHGLSMDEKVHCAKELVDEEHPEMYKESSFQESLDFLPSNMNNYKRFVESLKIDRDE; translated from the exons ATGTGGATGCCTCGTGTGCTTTTCTCCTCTCTCTTCACTCGCATGCTTTTTCTCTGCTCTCTTTGGCTGCAGATTCAGCAATCAGCAGGGCCTATAAATACCACCCTTGGAATGCACATTTTCTGTACCGGAAACACAAACACTTCAAAGAAGAGCATTAGA CTGCCAAGAGGCTCATGGCTGTCGCCGCATGCGTTGCCCGAGATCAACATTGACCGGCTGAGGATGGGTGAGGCAATGAGGAAGCTTGTCATCCAGGAGATTGCGCTGGCATGCCGCGAGCAGGGATGCTTCCAG GTGGTAAATCATGGCATAAGCAAGTCTGTCATGAAGGGCGCCCTCAAAGCTGCCTCGGAGTTCTTTAAACTTTCCAAGGAGCATAAAGAGAAGTTTGTGTCAGCTGACGTCCAACAACCTATCAGATATGACATGAGCTCAAGGGACGGGATCAGCACGGCCAGATCACTCCTGAAGCACTATGCTAATCCCCTGGAAGATTGGGTCCAATTCTGGCCAATAAACCCACCAACATACAG GAAGAAGATGGGGGATTATGCTGCTGAGATACAAGGAGTGTCGATGCAACTTATGGAAGCAATTTTTGAAGGTCTCGG TGACAAGGTCGGATTGGCTTTTCATTCCGATTATGGTTTCATAACCATCCTTCTGCAGAGCTCCGCAGGGCTTGAAGTCATGCACCATGAAGACGACACCTGGATAGCGGTCCCTGCGATCCCTGGGGCTCTCCACGTCCATATCGGGGACAACCTGGAAGTTTTGAGCAATGGACAGCTCGAGTCTCTTGTCCACCGGGCCATTCTAAATCCTGATGAATCACGAATTTCTATTGCCAGCATCCATGGTCTCTCCATGGATGAAAAGGTCCACTGTGCCAAGGAGCTGGTCGATGAGGAGCACCCGGAAATGTACAAGGAAAGCAGCTTCCAGGAATCCCTTGACTTCCTGCCGTCTAACATGAACAATTATAAGAGGTTTGTTGAGAGCCTCAAGATTGACAGAGATGAATAA
- the LOC112899205 gene encoding flavanone 3-dioxygenase 3-like isoform X3 gives MHIFCTGNTNTSKKSIRLPRGSWLSPHALPEINIDRLRMGEAMRKLVIQEIALACREQGCFQVVNHGISKSVMKGALKAASEFFKLSKEHKEKFVSADVQQPIRYDMSSRDGISTARSLLKHYANPLEDWVQFWPINPPTYRKKMGDYAAEIQGVSMQLMEAIFEGLGLGPLYLQEKLENAVQFLALNNYPQFSHCSDKVGLAFHSDYGFITILLQSSAGLEVMHHEDDTWIAVPAIPGALHVHIGDNLEVLSNGQLESLVHRAILNPDESRISIASIHGLSMDEKVHCAKELVDEEHPEMYKESSFQESLDFLPSNMNNYKRFVESLKIDRDE, from the exons ATGCACATTTTCTGTACCGGAAACACAAACACTTCAAAGAAGAGCATTAGA CTGCCAAGAGGCTCATGGCTGTCGCCGCATGCGTTGCCCGAGATCAACATTGACCGGCTGAGGATGGGTGAGGCAATGAGGAAGCTTGTCATCCAGGAGATTGCGCTGGCATGCCGCGAGCAGGGATGCTTCCAG GTGGTAAATCATGGCATAAGCAAGTCTGTCATGAAGGGCGCCCTCAAAGCTGCCTCGGAGTTCTTTAAACTTTCCAAGGAGCATAAAGAGAAGTTTGTGTCAGCTGACGTCCAACAACCTATCAGATATGACATGAGCTCAAGGGACGGGATCAGCACGGCCAGATCACTCCTGAAGCACTATGCTAATCCCCTGGAAGATTGGGTCCAATTCTGGCCAATAAACCCACCAACATACAG GAAGAAGATGGGGGATTATGCTGCTGAGATACAAGGAGTGTCGATGCAACTTATGGAAGCAATTTTTGAAGGTCTCGGGTTAGGACCACTGTACCTCCAAGAAAAACTTGAGAATGCAGTGCAGTTCCTAGCCTTGAATAACTATCCACAATTTTCACACTGCAGTGACAAGGTCGGATTGGCTTTTCATTCCGATTATGGTTTCATAACCATCCTTCTGCAGAGCTCCGCAGGGCTTGAAGTCATGCACCATGAAGACGACACCTGGATAGCGGTCCCTGCGATCCCTGGGGCTCTCCACGTCCATATCGGGGACAACCTGGAAGTTTTGAGCAATGGACAGCTCGAGTCTCTTGTCCACCGGGCCATTCTAAATCCTGATGAATCACGAATTTCTATTGCCAGCATCCATGGTCTCTCCATGGATGAAAAGGTCCACTGTGCCAAGGAGCTGGTCGATGAGGAGCACCCGGAAATGTACAAGGAAAGCAGCTTCCAGGAATCCCTTGACTTCCTGCCGTCTAACATGAACAATTATAAGAGGTTTGTTGAGAGCCTCAAGATTGACAGAGATGAATAA
- the LOC112899205 gene encoding flavanone 3-dioxygenase 3-like isoform X1 — protein MWMPRVLFSSLFTRMLFLCSLWLQIQQSAGPINTTLGMHIFCTGNTNTSKKSIRLPRGSWLSPHALPEINIDRLRMGEAMRKLVIQEIALACREQGCFQVVNHGISKSVMKGALKAASEFFKLSKEHKEKFVSADVQQPIRYDMSSRDGISTARSLLKHYANPLEDWVQFWPINPPTYRKKMGDYAAEIQGVSMQLMEAIFEGLGLGPLYLQEKLENAVQFLALNNYPQFSHCSDKVGLAFHSDYGFITILLQSSAGLEVMHHEDDTWIAVPAIPGALHVHIGDNLEVLSNGQLESLVHRAILNPDESRISIASIHGLSMDEKVHCAKELVDEEHPEMYKESSFQESLDFLPSNMNNYKRFVESLKIDRDE, from the exons ATGTGGATGCCTCGTGTGCTTTTCTCCTCTCTCTTCACTCGCATGCTTTTTCTCTGCTCTCTTTGGCTGCAGATTCAGCAATCAGCAGGGCCTATAAATACCACCCTTGGAATGCACATTTTCTGTACCGGAAACACAAACACTTCAAAGAAGAGCATTAGA CTGCCAAGAGGCTCATGGCTGTCGCCGCATGCGTTGCCCGAGATCAACATTGACCGGCTGAGGATGGGTGAGGCAATGAGGAAGCTTGTCATCCAGGAGATTGCGCTGGCATGCCGCGAGCAGGGATGCTTCCAG GTGGTAAATCATGGCATAAGCAAGTCTGTCATGAAGGGCGCCCTCAAAGCTGCCTCGGAGTTCTTTAAACTTTCCAAGGAGCATAAAGAGAAGTTTGTGTCAGCTGACGTCCAACAACCTATCAGATATGACATGAGCTCAAGGGACGGGATCAGCACGGCCAGATCACTCCTGAAGCACTATGCTAATCCCCTGGAAGATTGGGTCCAATTCTGGCCAATAAACCCACCAACATACAG GAAGAAGATGGGGGATTATGCTGCTGAGATACAAGGAGTGTCGATGCAACTTATGGAAGCAATTTTTGAAGGTCTCGGGTTAGGACCACTGTACCTCCAAGAAAAACTTGAGAATGCAGTGCAGTTCCTAGCCTTGAATAACTATCCACAATTTTCACACTGCAGTGACAAGGTCGGATTGGCTTTTCATTCCGATTATGGTTTCATAACCATCCTTCTGCAGAGCTCCGCAGGGCTTGAAGTCATGCACCATGAAGACGACACCTGGATAGCGGTCCCTGCGATCCCTGGGGCTCTCCACGTCCATATCGGGGACAACCTGGAAGTTTTGAGCAATGGACAGCTCGAGTCTCTTGTCCACCGGGCCATTCTAAATCCTGATGAATCACGAATTTCTATTGCCAGCATCCATGGTCTCTCCATGGATGAAAAGGTCCACTGTGCCAAGGAGCTGGTCGATGAGGAGCACCCGGAAATGTACAAGGAAAGCAGCTTCCAGGAATCCCTTGACTTCCTGCCGTCTAACATGAACAATTATAAGAGGTTTGTTGAGAGCCTCAAGATTGACAGAGATGAATAA
- the LOC112899207 gene encoding ubiquitin carboxyl-terminal hydrolase 3-like, giving the protein MALPSSPAASAPASAGERWPPLESSPEVFNQFMWSLGVPEEEAEFHDVYGLDADALDMVPHPVLAVTLCFPDPPQDASYPSDLLLSYGEKQETWDQVYFIKQIESLGNACGTIALIHAVGNSSSEINLVENSCLDVFFKSTASMDPYERALFLEKDDAMAKAHSLAASAGVTEFCDVVEEHYICFVAVNGTLTELDGMKDGPIKHGSSSSKSLLQDAVPVIEGIMRNIPDSISFNVMVLSRKQNNAGTTS; this is encoded by the exons ATGGCGCTGCCGTCGTCCCCCGCCGCGTCGGCTCCGGCCTccgccggcgagcggtggcCGCCGCTGGAGTCGAGCCCCGAAGTTTTCAACCAG TTCATGTGGTCGCTGGGCGTCCCGGAGGAAGAGGCGGAGTTCCACGACGTGTACGGGCTCGACGCCGACGCGTTGGATATGGTGCCCCATCCTGTGCTCGCCGTTACTCTCTGCTTCCCTGATCCGCCCCAG GATGCAAGTTACCCTTCAGACCTACTCTTATCTTATGGAGAGAAG CAGGAAACATGGGATCAGGTTTACTTCATTAAGCAGATTGAATCATTGGGAAATGCTTGTGGAACTATCGCTTTAATCCACGCTGTTGGAAATTCATCTTCAGAAATTAATTTAG TGGAGAATTCATGCTTGGACGTGTTCTTCAAATCAACTGCAAGCATGGACCCATACGAG CGTGCTTTGTTTCTTGAGAAGGACGATGCCATGGCGAAGGCTCACTCATTGGCCGCCAGTGCTGGTGTCACGGAG TTCTGTGATGTTGTGGAAGAGCACTACATTTGTTTTGTGGCTGTCAATG GAACACTTACTGAGCTTGATGGAATGAAGGATGGACCTATAAAGCATGGCTCATCTTCTTCTAAAAGTTTACTGCAG GATGCTGTACCTGTCATTGAGGGTATCATGCGCAACATTCCTGATTCCATCAGCTTCAATGTCATGGTGCTATCAAGAAAGCAAAATAATGCTGGTACCACTTCTTAA
- the LOC112900393 gene encoding heavy metal-associated isoprenylated plant protein 39-like isoform X1, with amino-acid sequence MAMAAKTVVLLLGLHENDAKEKRKVLKAVSTFPGLDLIAIDMKECKLTVVGLVDPIELVTKLRKLWHADILSVGPAKDDKAAAAAAAAAWNHRDGGGGVKEEGDKGHQVQEVTPAKQVERPADDMRSWPHAVVYPPRDPPPYPHPHQYVAGGHGAQENYRHNGAYYVAGGRGAPENHPHNGAYVAGGRGAREHLPNSYPYVARGYGAQENPPNACAIC; translated from the exons ATGGCTATGGCCGCCAAG ACGGTGGTGCTGCTGCTGGGCCTGCACGAGAACGACGCCAAGGAGAAGCGCAAGGTGCTCAAGGCAGTCTCCACTTTCCCTG GCCTCGACCTGATCGCCATCGACATGAAGGAGTGCAAACTGACGGTGGTCGGCCTGGTGGACCCCATCGAGCTCGTGACCAAGCTGCGCAAGCTCTGGCACGCGGACATCCTCTCCGTCGGCCCGGCCAAGGACGacaaagcagcagcagcagccgccgccgccgcctggaaccacagagacggcggcggcggcgtaaaGGAAGAAGGCGACAAGGGGCACCAGGTACAGGAGGTGACGCCGGCCAAGCAGGTGGAAAGGCCCGCCGACGACATGCGCTCGTGGCCGCACGCGGTGGTCTACCCCCCGCGGGACCCGCCCCCCTACCCCCACCCCCACCAGTACGTCGCCGGTGGCCACGGCGCGCAGGAGAACTACCGCCACAACGGCGCCTACTacgtcgccggcggccgcggcgcgccGGAGAACCACCCCCACAACGGCGCCTacgtcgccggcggccgcggagCACGGGAGCACCTCCCCAACTCCTACCCCTACGTCGCCCGCGGCTACGGGGCGCAGGAGAACCCTCCCAACGCCTGCGCTATCTGCTGA
- the LOC112900393 gene encoding heavy metal-associated isoprenylated plant protein 39-like isoform X2 gives MKECKLTVVGLVDPIELVTKLRKLWHADILSVGPAKDDKAAAAAAAAAWNHRDGGGGVKEEGDKGHQVQEVTPAKQVERPADDMRSWPHAVVYPPRDPPPYPHPHQYVAGGHGAQENYRHNGAYYVAGGRGAPENHPHNGAYVAGGRGAREHLPNSYPYVARGYGAQENPPNACAIC, from the coding sequence ATGAAGGAGTGCAAACTGACGGTGGTCGGCCTGGTGGACCCCATCGAGCTCGTGACCAAGCTGCGCAAGCTCTGGCACGCGGACATCCTCTCCGTCGGCCCGGCCAAGGACGacaaagcagcagcagcagccgccgccgccgcctggaaccacagagacggcggcggcggcgtaaaGGAAGAAGGCGACAAGGGGCACCAGGTACAGGAGGTGACGCCGGCCAAGCAGGTGGAAAGGCCCGCCGACGACATGCGCTCGTGGCCGCACGCGGTGGTCTACCCCCCGCGGGACCCGCCCCCCTACCCCCACCCCCACCAGTACGTCGCCGGTGGCCACGGCGCGCAGGAGAACTACCGCCACAACGGCGCCTACTacgtcgccggcggccgcggcgcgccGGAGAACCACCCCCACAACGGCGCCTacgtcgccggcggccgcggagCACGGGAGCACCTCCCCAACTCCTACCCCTACGTCGCCCGCGGCTACGGGGCGCAGGAGAACCCTCCCAACGCCTGCGCTATCTGCTGA